A window of Streptomyces sp. DG1A-41 contains these coding sequences:
- a CDS encoding nucleotide sugar dehydrogenase produces MSRSSMVDLVVVGLGYVGLPLARSAAAAGLKVVGLDRSRRVVDGLNAGRSHVDDITDSGVRGMLEQGFEATDRAGVIADAAAVVVCVPTPLTDHGAPDLGAVHAAVDDIAAHLRAGTLVVLESTTYPGTTDEVVRPRLEAGGLRVGADFHLAFSPERIDPGNASFGLENTPKVVGGVTADCTKAARALYERFVHRVVEAKGTREAEMAKLLENTYRHVNIALVNEMSMFCREIGVDLWDAIRCASTKPFGFAPFYPGPGVGGHCIPIDPNYLSYKVRSLGIPFRFVELAQEINQRMPVHVVNRAADLLNDQGKAVRGSRVLLLGVTYKPDISDQRESPATPVAENLLARGAELVYFDPRVEDWRVGGVPVERAGDYLAAAEAADLTILLQAHREIDLDVLADRARALFDTRGRSADHPRVVKL; encoded by the coding sequence GTGAGCAGATCCTCCATGGTGGATCTCGTCGTGGTCGGACTCGGTTACGTGGGACTGCCGTTAGCCAGGTCCGCGGCTGCCGCGGGCCTGAAGGTGGTCGGTCTCGACCGCAGCCGACGGGTGGTCGACGGGCTGAACGCCGGCCGTTCGCATGTGGATGACATCACCGACTCCGGTGTGCGCGGCATGCTGGAGCAGGGCTTCGAGGCCACCGACCGGGCCGGGGTCATCGCGGATGCCGCCGCGGTCGTGGTGTGTGTGCCGACGCCGCTCACCGACCACGGTGCTCCGGACCTCGGCGCGGTGCACGCGGCGGTGGACGACATCGCCGCCCACCTCCGGGCCGGCACGCTCGTGGTGCTGGAGTCGACGACGTACCCGGGGACCACCGACGAGGTCGTCAGGCCCCGGCTGGAGGCCGGTGGGCTGCGCGTCGGCGCCGACTTCCACCTCGCCTTCTCCCCGGAGCGCATCGACCCGGGCAACGCCTCCTTCGGGCTGGAGAACACGCCCAAGGTCGTCGGCGGCGTCACGGCCGACTGCACCAAGGCCGCCCGCGCACTCTACGAGCGTTTCGTGCACCGGGTCGTCGAGGCCAAGGGCACCCGCGAGGCCGAGATGGCCAAGCTGCTGGAGAACACCTACCGGCACGTCAACATCGCGCTCGTCAACGAGATGTCGATGTTCTGCCGTGAGATCGGTGTCGACCTGTGGGATGCCATCCGGTGTGCGTCGACGAAGCCGTTCGGGTTCGCGCCCTTCTACCCCGGGCCCGGCGTCGGCGGGCACTGCATCCCGATCGACCCCAACTACCTGTCGTACAAGGTCCGTTCGCTGGGCATCCCGTTCCGGTTCGTGGAACTGGCGCAGGAAATCAACCAGCGGATGCCCGTGCACGTCGTCAACCGCGCGGCCGACCTGCTCAACGACCAGGGCAAGGCCGTGCGCGGCTCGCGTGTCCTGCTGCTCGGCGTGACCTACAAGCCGGACATCTCCGACCAGCGCGAGAGCCCGGCGACACCCGTCGCGGAGAACCTGCTCGCGCGCGGTGCCGAACTCGTCTACTTCGACCCGCGGGTGGAGGACTGGCGGGTCGGCGGTGTGCCCGTCGAGCGTGCCGGTGACTATCTCGCCGCCGCCGAGGCCGCCGACCTCACCATCCTGCTCCAGGCGCACCGCGAGATCGACCTGGACGTGCTCGCCGACCGGGCCCGGGCACTCTTCGACACCCGGGGCAGGTCCGCCGATCACCCGCGGGTGGTCAAGCTGTGA
- a CDS encoding glycosyltransferase, with translation MTAEDTYIPGAVDSGGRRAHRKRRHLKVSYFVFLGLAALIVTRLDAGSLHLYSIGAMGLLSLKMFGALFYRPAKAGREELEYLENTWVTAVIPIYNEDPVMFEQGMRSLLAQSRLPNEIHIIDDASADDSGIRAAKKMRREFEAKGVKYTVSVQPQNKGKREALALGFEAAPYSDIFLCVDSDTVLSRDTVRELLLPLADEKIMASTGMVLALNHDSNIFTRLQDLRYGNSFLFERAAYSRLKSVLCCCGALSAYRGKLVRKYLPDFLGQQFLGKPAVFGDDRRMTNYCLMEGQVVFQETAVGYTAVPEKLPHFLRQQVRWNKSFFRESLWAFRHQKKYRPAFWLTCMELALWLVFGSAMFYSMVILPIIKPEQFVHHIGDYLVFMVLMGYLRNVRYLDFPRRGMGFVKRFGMFLLAPIYGVIQLTLLTPLRFYALFTLHKGSWGTRQGGVEVSVAGDHESEVTEIFEEEDPYSDKKVTETLQLMRLEGVALRTRPRPAGGIPAQPQPLPGYDEEQHAAVPQQRVSWGTPEPAGRQQWQGGYDGHLDQYRQPYPGQNHDPQQGGYPYPDPSWQQGQGQGQGQGYGQGGGW, from the coding sequence GTGACAGCCGAAGACACGTACATACCCGGGGCCGTCGACTCCGGCGGCCGTCGCGCGCACCGCAAGCGCCGGCACCTGAAGGTCTCGTACTTCGTCTTCCTGGGCCTGGCCGCGCTCATCGTTACCCGGCTCGACGCCGGTTCCCTGCACCTGTACTCGATCGGTGCGATGGGCCTGCTGTCCCTGAAGATGTTCGGCGCCCTCTTCTACCGTCCGGCCAAGGCCGGGCGGGAGGAGCTGGAGTACCTGGAGAACACCTGGGTCACCGCGGTCATCCCGATCTACAACGAGGACCCGGTGATGTTCGAGCAGGGCATGCGCAGCCTCCTCGCGCAGAGCCGGCTGCCGAACGAGATCCACATCATCGACGACGCCAGCGCCGACGACTCCGGCATCCGCGCGGCGAAGAAGATGCGCCGCGAGTTCGAGGCCAAGGGCGTCAAGTACACCGTCAGCGTGCAGCCCCAGAACAAGGGCAAGCGCGAGGCGCTCGCGCTGGGCTTCGAGGCCGCGCCGTACTCGGACATCTTCCTCTGCGTCGACTCGGACACGGTGCTGTCCCGGGACACCGTGCGCGAGCTGCTGCTGCCGCTGGCCGACGAGAAGATCATGGCCTCCACCGGCATGGTGCTGGCGCTCAACCACGACAGCAACATCTTCACCCGCCTCCAGGACCTGCGCTACGGCAACTCGTTCCTCTTCGAGCGGGCCGCCTACTCCCGGCTGAAGTCGGTCCTGTGCTGCTGCGGCGCGCTGTCCGCGTACCGCGGCAAGCTGGTGCGCAAGTACCTGCCGGACTTCCTGGGCCAGCAGTTCCTGGGCAAGCCGGCCGTCTTCGGCGACGACCGCCGCATGACCAACTACTGCCTGATGGAAGGTCAGGTCGTCTTCCAGGAGACGGCCGTCGGCTACACCGCCGTCCCCGAGAAGCTGCCGCATTTCCTGCGCCAGCAGGTCCGCTGGAACAAGTCCTTCTTCCGCGAGTCGCTGTGGGCCTTCCGGCACCAGAAGAAGTACCGGCCCGCCTTCTGGCTGACCTGCATGGAACTCGCGCTGTGGCTGGTCTTCGGCTCGGCGATGTTCTACTCGATGGTCATCCTGCCCATCATCAAGCCCGAGCAGTTCGTCCACCACATCGGCGACTACCTCGTCTTCATGGTGCTGATGGGCTATCTGCGCAATGTGCGCTACCTCGACTTCCCGCGCCGGGGCATGGGCTTCGTCAAGCGGTTCGGCATGTTCCTGCTCGCGCCCATCTACGGCGTGATCCAGCTGACCCTGCTGACCCCGCTGCGGTTCTACGCCCTGTTCACCCTGCACAAGGGCAGTTGGGGCACCCGCCAGGGCGGTGTCGAGGTGTCCGTGGCCGGCGACCACGAGTCCGAGGTGACGGAGATCTTCGAGGAAGAGGACCCGTACTCCGACAAGAAGGTCACCGAGACGCTCCAGCTGATGCGTCTGGAGGGCGTGGCCCTGCGCACCCGGCCCCGCCCGGCGGGCGGTATCCCGGCCCAGCCGCAGCCGCTCCCGGGTTACGACGAGGAACAGCACGCGGCCGTCCCCCAGCAGCGCGTCAGCTGGGGGACACCGGAACCGGCCGGCCGGCAGCAGTGGCAGGGCGGTTACGACGGCCACCTCGACCAGTACCGGCAGCCCTACCCGGGCCAGAACCACGACCCCCAGCAGGGTGGATATCCGTACCCGGACCCGTCCTGGCAGCAGGGGCAGGGGCAGGGGCAGGGGCAGGGATACGGGCAGGGCGGCGGCTGGTAG
- a CDS encoding cellulose binding domain-containing protein has protein sequence MVVAAGGTALYPVWKAANPDPPELKVRYRTDTPATAAAAKPSFEVFNDTEKALPLSDVTLRYYFTADGAPGPSSYAFNCVNAAFGCSHVAGRVVAMDKATDTADHYLEVRFTAGAGSLEPGANSKGIDLQLFRTDHKRLKQSDDRSFDARMTSYKEAEKVTAYKRGVLAWGEEPDGTEASDENKTSAKAAAPDPVPAPPAGVLFDDFTYQGPKDPALFKHGWLVRTSKGGPGIENTWSAENVSFPTAEGALAEGQVLNLRASTDGTEAGTRQASLGTRSREFRDGTYAARIHFSDDPAEGEGGDHVNQTFYTIGGSGTKYSELDNEYMPNGGWGRLGPKLDTVSWYDHESNDRVYRTTNKSLDGWHTMMITVEDDVVTYRMDGEKLFSSDGKYSPRSGMSVNFNHWFVDLPFKGDRAWDLKVDWLYYNANASLSVKEVQSAVEDFTGEGMNYFDTVRESR, from the coding sequence GTGGTGGTCGCCGCCGGCGGCACGGCGCTGTATCCCGTGTGGAAGGCGGCGAACCCGGACCCGCCCGAACTCAAGGTCCGCTACCGGACCGACACCCCGGCCACCGCCGCGGCGGCAAAGCCGTCGTTCGAGGTCTTCAACGATACGGAGAAGGCACTGCCGTTGAGCGATGTGACGCTCCGGTACTACTTCACGGCCGACGGCGCCCCGGGTCCCTCGTCGTACGCCTTCAACTGCGTCAACGCCGCCTTCGGCTGCTCGCACGTCGCCGGCCGGGTCGTCGCGATGGACAAGGCCACCGATACCGCCGACCACTACCTGGAGGTCAGGTTCACGGCCGGCGCGGGCAGCCTCGAGCCCGGCGCCAACAGCAAGGGCATCGACCTCCAGCTCTTCCGCACCGACCACAAGCGGCTGAAGCAGTCCGACGACCGCTCCTTCGACGCCCGGATGACGTCCTACAAGGAGGCGGAGAAGGTCACCGCGTACAAGCGGGGCGTCCTCGCCTGGGGTGAGGAGCCGGACGGCACCGAGGCGAGCGACGAGAACAAGACCTCGGCGAAGGCCGCCGCGCCCGACCCGGTGCCGGCTCCCCCGGCCGGAGTGTTGTTCGACGACTTCACCTACCAGGGTCCCAAGGACCCGGCCCTGTTCAAGCACGGCTGGCTGGTCCGCACCAGCAAGGGCGGCCCCGGCATCGAGAACACCTGGTCGGCGGAGAACGTCAGTTTCCCCACCGCCGAGGGCGCCCTGGCCGAGGGGCAGGTGCTCAACCTGCGGGCGAGCACCGACGGCACCGAGGCGGGCACCAGGCAGGCGAGTCTGGGCACCAGGAGCCGCGAGTTCCGCGACGGCACCTACGCGGCCCGCATCCACTTCAGCGACGATCCGGCGGAGGGCGAGGGCGGCGACCACGTCAACCAGACCTTCTACACGATCGGCGGCAGCGGCACGAAGTACAGCGAACTCGACAACGAATACATGCCGAACGGCGGCTGGGGCCGCCTCGGTCCCAAGCTCGACACCGTCTCCTGGTACGACCACGAGAGCAACGACCGCGTCTACAGGACGACCAACAAGAGCCTCGACGGCTGGCACACCATGATGATCACCGTCGAGGACGACGTCGTCACCTACCGCATGGACGGCGAGAAGCTCTTCTCCAGCGACGGCAAGTACTCCCCGCGCTCGGGGATGTCCGTGAACTTCAACCACTGGTTCGTGGATCTGCCGTTCAAGGGCGACCGCGCGTGGGACCTGAAGGTGGACTGGCTCTACTACAACGCGAACGCATCCCTGTCGGTGAAGGAAGTCCAGTCCGCGGTCGAGGACTTCACCGGTGAGGGAATGAACTACTTCGACACGGTTCGGGAGTCCCGGTGA
- a CDS encoding polysaccharide deacetylase family protein, translating to MSRRSALLMGGTGGVAMAGGGAWLGQVVARPAAAPAAEGAIGGLTTPPLYAPSGRRPKYRRASWSQQFQASHGWTPGGAGTASAEANDKSVFVRGTQSVRVTTNGTGKQSYVRKTGMPAVSLTGKMIRLVFRVDDVTNLAKLVFYLGSGSLANHFAWTVHTHSKTAANYVQSGEWVTVHLQWADVNAAAGTYSIGADGKPSTKTGFTDMSFAVYDNAGGPVTYRLQAVELIPDTVSVFPKGVVSLTFDDSHKSIHDLARPVMERYGFPGTVYNIADAIGTGNFLTLSQMRSMQDFSGWEMAGHSYANAVHTASYPKLTAEQADDDFRKLREWLVSNGFTSEHFAYPHGAFQKTTDGVPVDQIASRHFTTARSIISETIESFAPAMPYRLKALTGINDGTGIGGTALSKLTGAGGRLDRCVNSGDWLILCLHKVTEGAPAKSTEIGKSGLETLMKAIDDRGIPVLTVEEAMASYT from the coding sequence GTGAGCCGGCGTTCCGCGCTGCTGATGGGCGGCACAGGAGGCGTCGCGATGGCCGGTGGCGGCGCGTGGCTGGGCCAGGTGGTGGCACGGCCCGCCGCCGCGCCGGCCGCCGAGGGAGCCATCGGAGGCCTCACCACGCCTCCCCTCTACGCCCCCTCCGGCCGCCGCCCCAAGTACCGCAGGGCCAGTTGGTCCCAGCAGTTCCAGGCCTCCCACGGCTGGACGCCGGGCGGCGCGGGCACCGCGTCGGCCGAGGCGAACGACAAGTCCGTCTTCGTGCGCGGCACCCAGTCGGTCCGAGTGACCACCAACGGCACCGGCAAGCAGTCCTACGTCCGCAAGACCGGCATGCCCGCGGTCAGCCTGACCGGCAAGATGATCCGGCTCGTCTTCCGCGTCGACGACGTGACGAACCTGGCCAAGCTCGTCTTCTACCTGGGCAGCGGCTCCCTCGCGAACCACTTCGCCTGGACGGTCCACACCCACTCCAAGACGGCGGCCAACTACGTCCAGTCCGGGGAGTGGGTCACGGTCCACCTCCAGTGGGCCGACGTCAACGCGGCGGCCGGCACGTACTCCATCGGCGCCGACGGCAAGCCGTCCACCAAGACCGGCTTCACCGACATGTCGTTCGCCGTGTACGACAACGCGGGCGGCCCGGTGACGTACCGGCTCCAGGCCGTCGAGCTGATACCGGACACCGTCTCGGTCTTCCCCAAAGGCGTCGTCTCCCTCACCTTCGACGACTCCCACAAGTCGATCCACGACCTGGCCCGTCCGGTCATGGAACGCTACGGCTTCCCCGGCACGGTCTACAACATCGCCGACGCCATCGGCACGGGCAACTTCCTGACGCTCAGCCAGATGCGTTCGATGCAGGACTTCTCCGGCTGGGAGATGGCGGGCCACTCGTACGCGAACGCCGTCCACACGGCGAGCTATCCCAAGCTCACCGCCGAGCAGGCCGACGACGACTTCCGGAAGCTGCGCGAGTGGCTGGTGTCCAACGGCTTCACCAGCGAGCACTTCGCCTATCCGCACGGCGCGTTCCAGAAGACGACCGACGGTGTCCCGGTCGACCAGATCGCGAGCCGGCACTTCACCACGGCACGGTCGATCATCTCCGAGACGATCGAGTCGTTCGCACCGGCGATGCCGTACCGCCTCAAGGCGCTGACCGGCATCAACGACGGCACCGGCATCGGCGGTACGGCACTGTCGAAGCTGACGGGCGCGGGCGGCCGGCTCGACCGCTGCGTGAACAGCGGTGACTGGCTGATCCTCTGTCTGCACAAGGTCACCGAGGGCGCCCCGGCCAAGAGCACCGAGATCGGCAAGTCGGGCCTGGAGACGCTGATGAAGGCGATCGACGACCGGGGCATCCCGGTGCTGACGGTCGAAGAGGCGATGGCCTCGTACACCTGA
- a CDS encoding acetyl-CoA C-acyltransferase: MPRTVRDVVFVDGVRTPFGKAGPKGIYHETRADDLVVKAIRELLRRNPGLDPKKIDEVAIAATTQIGDQGLTIGRTAGILAGLPQSVPGYSIDRMCAGALTAVTAVAGSVAFGAYDIAIAGGVEHMGRHPMGEGVDPNPRFVSEKLVDESALFMGMTAENLHDRYPQITKLRADEYAVRSQEKAAKAYANGKIQADLVPVSVRRTNAEAGETGWGLVTADEPMRPGTTLENLRGLKTPFRVHGRVTAGNAAGLNDGATASLIASEEFARENDLPVKMRLVSYSFTGVEPEVMGYGPIPATEKALAQAGLSISDIGLFEINEAFAVQVLAFLDHYGIADDDERVNQYGGAIAFGHPLASSGVRLMTQLARQFEEQPHVRYGLTTMCVGFGMGATVIWENPHFEGDK, from the coding sequence GTGCCTCGTACCGTCAGGGACGTCGTCTTCGTAGACGGCGTCCGCACCCCGTTCGGCAAGGCGGGCCCGAAGGGCATCTACCACGAGACCCGTGCCGACGACCTCGTCGTGAAGGCGATCCGGGAGCTGCTGCGCCGCAACCCCGGTCTCGACCCGAAGAAGATCGACGAGGTCGCCATCGCCGCGACCACGCAGATCGGTGACCAGGGCCTGACCATCGGCCGCACCGCCGGGATCCTCGCGGGTCTGCCGCAGTCCGTCCCGGGTTACTCCATCGACCGCATGTGCGCGGGCGCGCTGACGGCCGTGACCGCGGTCGCCGGTTCCGTCGCCTTCGGCGCCTACGACATCGCCATCGCCGGCGGTGTCGAGCACATGGGCCGTCACCCCATGGGCGAGGGCGTCGACCCGAACCCGCGGTTCGTGAGCGAGAAGCTGGTCGACGAGTCGGCCCTTTTCATGGGCATGACCGCGGAGAACCTGCACGACCGCTACCCGCAGATCACCAAGCTGCGCGCCGACGAGTACGCCGTGCGCTCGCAGGAGAAGGCCGCCAAGGCGTACGCCAACGGCAAGATCCAGGCCGACCTGGTGCCGGTCTCGGTGCGCCGGACCAACGCCGAGGCCGGTGAGACGGGCTGGGGCCTGGTCACCGCCGACGAGCCGATGCGCCCGGGCACGACCCTGGAGAACCTCCGGGGCCTCAAGACCCCGTTCCGCGTCCACGGCCGGGTCACCGCCGGTAACGCGGCCGGTCTGAACGACGGCGCCACCGCCTCGCTCATCGCCTCCGAGGAGTTCGCGCGGGAGAACGACCTCCCCGTGAAGATGCGCCTGGTCTCCTACTCCTTCACGGGCGTCGAGCCGGAGGTCATGGGCTACGGCCCGATCCCGGCCACGGAGAAGGCGCTGGCCCAGGCGGGCCTGTCCATCTCCGACATCGGCCTGTTCGAGATCAACGAGGCCTTCGCCGTCCAGGTCCTGGCCTTCCTCGACCACTACGGCATCGCCGACGACGACGAGCGCGTCAACCAGTACGGCGGCGCCATCGCCTTCGGCCACCCGCTGGCCTCCTCCGGCGTCCGTCTGATGACGCAGCTGGCCCGCCAGTTCGAGGAGCAGCCGCACGTCCGCTACGGCCTGACCACCATGTGCGTCGGCTTCGGCATGGGCGCGACGGTCATCTGGGAGAACCCGCACTTCGAGGGGGACAAGTGA
- a CDS encoding 3-hydroxyacyl-CoA dehydrogenase NAD-binding domain-containing protein yields the protein MSTTAELLQQASELFPDEVVTSAHVRHFDLPLGAGRFALITLDNGHDHTKPTTFGPASLANLNAAIDQVEKEAADGEIVGVGITGKPFIFAVGADLKGVEILKEYEHALAIGKGGHEVFKRLSKLAVPTFAYYNGAAMGGGVEVGLHCTYRTVSSAVPAFSLPEVFLGLVPGWGGCTLLPNLIGADKAVSVIIENSLNQNKQLRGKQVYELGIADAIFEGADFLEQSLVWTASVLKGELEIERPVIDRGEGWDQAVAKGRFIADSKVHGAAPAAYRALDIIAAAKNGDLQQGYDAEDKALADLIMGGELRSGIYAFNLVQKRGKRPAGAPDKSLARPVTKVGVVGAGLMASQLALLFLRRLEVPVVLTDIDQERVDKGVGYVHAEIDKLLGKGRINQDKANRLKALVTGVLDKAEGFADADFIIEAVFEEMGVKQKVFAEVEAVAPAHAILATNTSSLSVSEMASKLKHPERVVGFHFFNPVAVLPLLEIVRGEQTDDASLATAFGVAKKLKKTAVLVKDAPAFVVNRILTRFMGEIQNVIDEGTPVEVAEKAVEPLGLPMSPLVLLELVGPAIGLHVSETLNKAFPDRFTVSPNLKAVVEAGKRGFYVYDSGKPELDPEVAALLKQGDSVLTEEQVRERVLDAVAQEIGIMLDEGVVAEAQDIDLCLITGAGWPFHLGGITPYLDREGVSERVNGERFLAQGVASVPA from the coding sequence GTGAGCACCACCGCCGAGCTTCTGCAGCAGGCTTCCGAGCTGTTCCCGGACGAGGTCGTCACCAGTGCGCACGTACGGCACTTCGACCTCCCCCTGGGTGCCGGGCGCTTCGCCCTGATCACCCTGGACAACGGCCACGACCACACCAAGCCGACCACCTTCGGCCCGGCCTCGCTGGCGAACCTGAACGCCGCGATCGACCAGGTCGAGAAGGAGGCGGCGGACGGCGAGATCGTCGGCGTCGGCATCACCGGCAAGCCATTCATCTTCGCGGTCGGCGCCGACCTCAAGGGCGTGGAGATCCTCAAGGAGTACGAGCACGCGCTCGCCATCGGCAAGGGCGGCCACGAGGTCTTCAAGCGGCTGTCCAAGCTGGCCGTGCCGACCTTCGCGTACTACAACGGCGCCGCGATGGGCGGCGGTGTCGAGGTCGGTCTGCACTGCACCTACCGGACCGTCTCCTCGGCCGTCCCGGCGTTCTCGCTGCCCGAGGTGTTCCTCGGGCTGGTCCCCGGCTGGGGCGGCTGCACGCTGCTGCCGAACCTGATCGGCGCCGACAAGGCCGTCTCGGTGATCATCGAGAACAGCCTCAACCAGAACAAGCAGCTCAGGGGCAAGCAGGTCTACGAGCTCGGGATCGCCGACGCGATCTTCGAGGGCGCGGACTTCCTGGAGCAGTCGCTGGTCTGGACCGCGTCCGTCCTCAAGGGCGAGCTGGAGATCGAGCGCCCGGTGATCGACCGCGGCGAGGGCTGGGACCAGGCCGTCGCCAAGGGCCGTTTCATCGCGGACTCCAAGGTGCACGGCGCCGCCCCGGCCGCCTACCGCGCCCTGGACATCATCGCCGCCGCCAAGAACGGCGACCTCCAGCAGGGCTACGACGCCGAGGACAAGGCGCTCGCCGACCTGATCATGGGCGGCGAACTGCGCTCCGGCATCTACGCCTTCAACCTGGTGCAGAAGCGCGGCAAGCGCCCCGCCGGTGCCCCGGACAAGAGCCTGGCCCGCCCGGTCACCAAGGTCGGTGTCGTCGGCGCCGGTCTGATGGCCAGCCAGCTCGCGCTGCTGTTCCTGCGCCGCCTGGAGGTGCCGGTCGTGCTGACCGACATCGACCAGGAGCGCGTCGACAAGGGTGTGGGCTACGTCCACGCCGAGATCGACAAGCTGCTCGGCAAGGGCCGGATCAACCAGGACAAGGCCAACCGCCTCAAGGCGCTGGTGACCGGCGTCCTGGACAAGGCCGAGGGCTTCGCGGACGCGGACTTCATCATCGAGGCCGTGTTCGAGGAGATGGGCGTCAAGCAGAAGGTCTTCGCGGAGGTCGAGGCGGTCGCCCCGGCGCACGCGATCCTCGCCACCAACACCTCCTCGCTGTCGGTGTCGGAGATGGCGTCGAAGCTGAAGCACCCCGAGCGGGTCGTCGGCTTCCACTTCTTCAACCCGGTCGCCGTGCTGCCGCTGCTGGAGATCGTCCGCGGCGAGCAGACCGACGACGCCTCCCTGGCCACGGCGTTCGGCGTCGCCAAGAAGCTGAAGAAGACCGCGGTGCTGGTCAAGGACGCCCCGGCGTTCGTCGTGAACCGCATCCTGACCCGCTTCATGGGCGAGATCCAGAACGTCATCGACGAGGGCACCCCCGTCGAGGTCGCCGAGAAGGCGGTGGAGCCCCTCGGCCTGCCGATGTCTCCTCTCGTCCTGCTGGAGCTGGTCGGTCCGGCGATCGGCCTGCACGTCTCCGAGACGCTCAACAAGGCGTTCCCGGACCGCTTCACGGTCTCCCCGAACCTCAAGGCGGTCGTCGAGGCGGGCAAGCGCGGCTTCTACGTCTACGACAGCGGCAAGCCGGAGCTGGACCCGGAGGTCGCCGCGCTGCTGAAGCAGGGCGACAGCGTCCTGACGGAGGAGCAGGTCCGCGAGCGCGTCCTGGACGCGGTGGCGCAGGAGATCGGCATCATGCTCGACGAGGGCGTCGTCGCCGAGGCGCAGGACATCGACCTGTGCCTCATCACGGGCGCCGGCTGGCCGTTCCACCTGGGCGGCATCACGCCGTACCTGGACCGCGAGGGCGTCTCCGAGCGGGTCAACGGCGAGAGGTTCCTGGCGCAGGGCGTGGCGAGCGTCCCCGCGTAA
- a CDS encoding LacI family DNA-binding transcriptional regulator yields the protein MTATPTPRVTIKDVAARAGVSKGAVSLAFNHKPGLSEATRDRIFRAARELGWAPNLTARTLAGSRVDVVGLAVCRPARVLGLEPWYMEFVSGVESVLAEHSCSLLLRLVRNLDEELGVQEAWWRGRQIGGSILVDFRADDPRVGLVERLGLPVVAVGHPSLTGGLTSVWTDDGTAVTEAVRYLAALGHRRVARVGGAAALGHTAIRTAAFDEAARALALAGAWQVATDFSGDAGARATRSLLTAAPPDRPTAIVYDNDIMAVAGLSVAAEMGVRVPDDVSLLAWDDSQLCRLTHPTLSAMSHDVHGFGAEVARTLFGVITGNGAAGSHPVPTPVLTPRGSTAPPR from the coding sequence ATGACGGCAACGCCGACCCCCCGCGTCACCATCAAGGACGTCGCCGCGCGCGCCGGCGTGTCCAAGGGCGCCGTGTCGCTCGCGTTCAACCACAAGCCCGGGCTGTCGGAGGCGACCCGGGACCGGATCTTCCGGGCGGCGCGGGAACTGGGCTGGGCGCCGAACCTCACGGCGCGGACACTGGCCGGTTCACGCGTGGACGTGGTGGGGCTCGCGGTGTGCCGCCCGGCGCGGGTGCTCGGGCTGGAGCCCTGGTACATGGAGTTCGTGTCCGGCGTGGAGAGCGTCCTGGCCGAGCACTCCTGCTCCCTGCTGCTGAGACTCGTACGGAATCTGGACGAGGAGCTGGGGGTCCAGGAGGCGTGGTGGCGGGGGCGGCAGATCGGCGGGTCGATCCTCGTCGACTTCCGGGCCGACGATCCCCGGGTGGGCCTGGTGGAGCGGCTCGGGCTGCCGGTGGTCGCCGTGGGGCATCCCTCGCTGACCGGGGGGCTCACCTCCGTGTGGACCGACGACGGGACGGCCGTGACGGAGGCGGTGCGGTATCTGGCGGCGCTCGGGCACCGGCGGGTCGCCCGGGTGGGCGGGGCGGCGGCCCTCGGGCACACGGCAATCCGGACGGCGGCGTTCGACGAGGCGGCGCGGGCTCTGGCGCTGGCCGGGGCGTGGCAGGTCGCGACCGACTTCTCGGGCGACGCGGGGGCGCGGGCGACACGGTCGCTGCTGACGGCTGCGCCGCCGGACCGGCCGACGGCGATCGTGTACGACAACGACATCATGGCGGTGGCGGGATTGTCGGTGGCGGCGGAGATGGGGGTGCGGGTGCCGGACGATGTGTCGCTGCTGGCGTGGGACGACTCGCAGCTGTGCCGACTGACGCATCCGACCCTGTCCGCCATGAGTCACGACGTGCACGGGTTCGGGGCGGAGGTGGCCCGGACCTTGTTCGGGGTGATCACCGGGAATGGAGCGGCCGGGTCACATCCCGTGCCGACCCCGGTGCTGACCCCGAGAGGGTCCACAGCGCCACCCCGGTGA